The bacterium DNA segment GTACAGCACAAAATGTTATTATTTCTGCAAACAGTATAGTTAACCATAATAATAAGCTCTATCTAATATTGAGTGAATACAATAACAATCCTTTACAGTATCTACAAACTTACGGCTTCAAAAGTTTTTTCACGGATTATTTTTTACCAATACAAACAAAACTACATATAATCGATAAATATTAGGAACTTTTTTGAGCGTCAAAAAGAAAAATAAGCTTATTCCTTCGATAAACAATAAGAAAAAACCCTGGATACGCACATAAAAATATGATATGATTACACTCACGTTTGAAGTTCTTGAAACCTCTTTTTCAAAAAGGGCTCAAAAATGAATAATCAATCCCATCAAAAAGCAACTGAAGCACCAAGCGTATTAGAAAGGTTTTGCATCAATATCACCGAAAAGGCTCGCCAGGCAAAGCTTGATCCGGTCATTGGACGGCATGAAGAGATCAGACGGGTGATGCATATTTTGTCACGCCGCACCAAAAATAATCCTGTACTGATCGGGCAACCCGGCGTTGGCAAGACCGCAATCGTTGAAGGCATTGCACAAAGAATTGTCAACAACGATGTGCCTGAAACATTATCAAATAAAAAAGTATTTTCACTCGATTTGGGACTATTGATTGCGGGAGCAAAATATCAGGGCGAGTTTGAAGAGCGATTAAAAGCGGTACTCAAAGAGATTGAACAGGCGCAGGACCAGATCATTCTGTTTATCGACGAACTGCATATGCTTGTTGGTGTTGGGTCAACAGGCGGTGGCATGGATGCATCCAACTTATTAAAACCTGCACTGGCCCGTGGCGAGCTTCATTGCATTGGTGCGACGACCATCAATGAATATAAAAAATATATCGAAAAAGATGCCGCATTAGAACGGCGATTTCAACCGGTGCTGATCGAAGAACCGAGTCCACAGGATGCACTTTCTATTTTACGTGGGTTAAAAAATAGGTTTGAACTACATCATAAAATTCATATCAAAGATGCCGCATTAGTTGAAGCCGTGCGGCTCTCATCGCACTATCTGGCCGATCGATTTTTGCCAGACAAAGCGATTGATCTGGTTGACGAAGCAGCAGCAATGGTCAAAATGAATATAGATTCGCATCCGGAAGCGATTGATCAACTGGAACGCAGTATTCGACAGCTGGAGATAGAAAAAGTAGCACTTCAGCAAGAAAAGGAAAATGAACCTGCTCAAAAAAGATTGCAAAGCCTTGAGCTGGAGCTTGCAAAAGAGAAAGTAAGTCTGACTGATTTGAAAAAACAGTGGACGGAAGAAAAAGCTCCGCTTGAAAAGATGAATAGACTGAAAGGCGATATTGAAAAATACACGCATGCTTTCCAGGTTGCCGAACGGGAAGGCAATTTTGCAAAAGCTTCTGAAATTAAATACGGCATCATTGCAAAACTTGAAAAGGAGTTGGAACAACAAAAAATGGTCATTGCTCAAAATCCACCCAAAATGGTCAAACAGGATGTTGATGCGATCGACATTGCAAAGATCGTAAGCCGCTGGACCGGCATTCCAACAGTACATGTGCAGCAGTCCGAAAAAGAAAAACTGGTTGCGATGGAAACCGCACTGCACGAACATATTATCGGGCAGGACGAGGCTATCAGAACCGTGACCCGAGCAATTCAGGTACATCGTTCTGGAATTGCAGATACCGCAAAGCCGATTGGCAGTTTTCTGTTTTTGGGCCCAACCGGCGTTGGCAAAACGGAAGTTGCAAAAACAGTGGCACAGTTCCTGTTTGATGACGAAAAAAAGCTGATTAGGATCGACATGTCGGAATACATGGAAAAACATTCGGTTGCACGCCTGATCGGATCACCTCCCGGCTATGTCGGATACGAAGAGGGCGGCCAACTGACCGAAAAAATTCGCAAATATCCTTATTCCGTTTTACTGTTCGATGAGATTGAAAAAGCACATCCTGACGTGCAATATATCTTTTTGCAGATGATGGACGAAGGCCATATGACCGATGGCCAGGGACGAACTGTTTCATGTAAAAACTGTATCATCATCATGACTTCAAATATCGGCTCAGATCTATTAATGCAGGATAAAGCGGTTTCAGATGCCACAAAACAGGCAGTCGAAGCTCAACTTTTAAAACATTTTAAGCCAGAATTTTTAAACAGAGTTGACGCGATCTGCTTTTTTCACAGTCTTGATCAGACTCATATCACGCAGATTGCACAGCTGCAGTTGGACAGCATCAAAACAAAGCTGCTGCAAGAGTATGGTATCAGCTTTGAAATTGAAGATGCCGCATTAAAACAGCTTGTGGTAAATGGCTATGCCCCTGAATTTGGTGCGCGACCACTCAAACGATCGATTTACCAGTCGGTCACGGTGCCACTTGCGCACTACAGCCTGC contains these protein-coding regions:
- a CDS encoding AAA family ATPase gives rise to the protein MNNQSHQKATEAPSVLERFCINITEKARQAKLDPVIGRHEEIRRVMHILSRRTKNNPVLIGQPGVGKTAIVEGIAQRIVNNDVPETLSNKKVFSLDLGLLIAGAKYQGEFEERLKAVLKEIEQAQDQIILFIDELHMLVGVGSTGGGMDASNLLKPALARGELHCIGATTINEYKKYIEKDAALERRFQPVLIEEPSPQDALSILRGLKNRFELHHKIHIKDAALVEAVRLSSHYLADRFLPDKAIDLVDEAAAMVKMNIDSHPEAIDQLERSIRQLEIEKVALQQEKENEPAQKRLQSLELELAKEKVSLTDLKKQWTEEKAPLEKMNRLKGDIEKYTHAFQVAEREGNFAKASEIKYGIIAKLEKELEQQKMVIAQNPPKMVKQDVDAIDIAKIVSRWTGIPTVHVQQSEKEKLVAMETALHEHIIGQDEAIRTVTRAIQVHRSGIADTAKPIGSFLFLGPTGVGKTEVAKTVAQFLFDDEKKLIRIDMSEYMEKHSVARLIGSPPGYVGYEEGGQLTEKIRKYPYSVLLFDEIEKAHPDVQYIFLQMMDEGHMTDGQGRTVSCKNCIIIMTSNIGSDLLMQDKAVSDATKQAVEAQLLKHFKPEFLNRVDAICFFHSLDQTHITQIAQLQLDSIKTKLLQEYGISFEIEDAALKQLVVNGYAPEFGARPLKRSIYQSVTVPLAHYSLQHGFKKDTNLKLIFKDQQFQIIKGGKTEN